Genomic segment of Deltaproteobacteria bacterium:
GGGCAGATGGCCAGGGCGGCCATGCCGGCGACCACCATTAACCTGATGTTGTCGGATGTGGTGGGCGACAACATGGACGTCATTGCATCAGGCCCTTTTGTCCCGGATACATCGACCTTTGAACACGCCTTACACATCCTCAAAAAATATGATTTAAAAGAGGTCCCCCCGGCCATCCGGTCTCATCTGACCCAGGGGAGGGAAGGCCGAATCCCCGAGACGCCCAAGGCCGGTGATCCGGCCTTCGGCCGGGTTCACAATCTCATCGTCGGGAGTAACATCATGGCCCTCGAGGCGGCGGAAGAAAGGGCCGGGGCATTGGGTTACCATACCTTGATCCTTTCCTCCATGATCGAGGGGGAGACCCGCGAGGTCGCCCGGGTCCACACCGGCATCGCCAGGGAGATGCTGAAGACGGGACGACCCGTTCCCTCCCCTGCATGTATTATTTCAGGGGGTGAGACCACCGTGACCATCCGGGGGAAAGGCCTGGGCGGAAGGAACCAGGAGTTCTGTCTGGCGGCGGCCCTTGAATTAAAAGACCTCCCGCTGAGGGTCGTGGTCCTGAGCGGGGGCACCGACGGGGATGACGGACCCACCAAGGCAGCAGGGGCGATTGTGGACCCGCACACGGTTGTGCGCGGCAACCGCGCCGGGATAACGGCATCGGATTTCCTTGAAAA
This window contains:
- a CDS encoding glycerate kinase, which produces MENTIKEMRSESEEIFRSAVAAVNPYDAVRRFVRVEGDKLSLGPGERPAIEMDLSRYGRILLVGGGKATAPMARAIEELMGPRLSQGIITVKYGFGEKLSKTEIIEANHPLPDQKGVEGTAKILHLLQGAGEKDLIFSLISGGGSALLVQPSGGITLEEMQDLTRSLLDCGAGIDEINTLRKHISSVKGGQMARAAMPATTINLMLSDVVGDNMDVIASGPFVPDTSTFEHALHILKKYDLKEVPPAIRSHLTQGREGRIPETPKAGDPAFGRVHNLIVGSNIMALEAAEERAGALGYHTLILSSMIEGETREVARVHTGIAREMLKTGRPVPSPACIISGGETTVTIRGKGLGGRNQEFCLAAALELKDLPLRVVVLSGGTDGDDGPTKAAGAIVDPHTVVRGNRAGITASDFLENNDAYHFFEKTGDLLITGPTGTNVMDVRLVLVR